AGGCTCTTTTATTCTTTTTCATATATCGTCTTGCACAAGAGTTTCAACCAAAAAAGGTTCAGCAGGGGAATCTGGTCAGTCAGGATTTTTTTTTTAATAGTATATCAGGTTCAGAACTAATATACTGGCATGCTTTCTATTAAAACAGATCAGAACTACGCAAACGCTTGCATAACTATTGCTGCATCAAAGAATTCAGGATACTTTTTTGCCTGAGGTGATACAAAATAAATGTAAAATCAAGTTAATTAAGGTGCCTTTAATGATTTACAGTAAACTGGGCATTTAGCTGCTAAATCTCAGCACAAACGTTTGTTTTATGCTCTCAAGGCTCCTGAGACCTGTTTTACTGAATGACTCTATTTGCTCCGCCACTCATTCCACGCAAACGCTGTAAAAACATTTCAGCCATTAATGCGGCTCTTTTTTTAGCGTCTGAGGCAACAGGGCCTTCAAAATTATCGTCTATAGTAGCATTGAATAAGATTAACCACCGTTCAAAATGTGATGCATTAATAGCCAGGGGAGCGTGTTTGGCAAAGGGACTACCACGAAAACCCGGAACACCAAATAATGCAGCATTCCAGAAACGGTACATTTGCTGAAGATGAGGTTCCCAGTCTTTAATAGCTCTCCCGAAAACCGGACCGATCAGTTCGTCCTGCTGTACTTTAACATAAAATGTATCAACAAACAAAATAATATCTTCCAGATTTTCCACATCAGCTCTCATAGCTGCAAATTTACGGAAGATCAGCGGAGGTTGTCTGATCCTGAAAATATATTTTCAGGATATAAATCATAATTAAACCATACCTATGTAACATTCTCAGGAGAAATTAATATTTATTAAAGAAATATTTGCTTTTGTAGTTTAAAAGCAGACATTTGTTTTAATGGGTTTACTAAAGCACATCTTACAAAAGCTTGGGATTACAGTTGCATTAAAATTGCAGCCTGTCCGTGCTGTGCAGCGTCGCCCCGTTTCTTACAATTCAGGATACTTCCTTAAAAACAGTAAAGACTTTATCCAGTAAGTCCCGGCCCGTTTCAGGTTTGGGCCAATGATAAAGCTTCATTTTTTTAATTTCTTAATTTATTCTGTTAATGAAAACAATCCATACTCACAGTTCTACTTATGCAATGCTCGAAATCTCTTTTACCCGAGAGATGCGTGTTTCTTTTGCTATGTACTGCCAGATGGTAGCTATTCATTATCATTTTGGATTTTTCTCCCAAACTACCAGTAAGGACTTTATCAAGTAAGCCCCGACCAGCTTTGGTTTGGGGCCTTCAGGAAAATCACGCAGCTGTTCAACTTTAAGCAACAGCTCCTATCTTTTTTACTGAATTAATCTTTTTTATGATCAA
This portion of the Pedobacter lusitanus genome encodes:
- a CDS encoding group III truncated hemoglobin, with the protein product MRADVENLEDIILFVDTFYVKVQQDELIGPVFGRAIKDWEPHLQQMYRFWNAALFGVPGFRGSPFAKHAPLAINASHFERWLILFNATIDDNFEGPVASDAKKRAALMAEMFLQRLRGMSGGANRVIQ